Proteins from a single region of Thalassophryne amazonica chromosome 22, fThaAma1.1, whole genome shotgun sequence:
- the cdpf1 gene encoding cysteine-rich DPF motif domain-containing protein 1 translates to MVFTMDQPQKTFTCQLCNFSSTFTYYGQKPPNTRAIALLEDCFLTRDPFSPDHGKFLVLGSLCSLCGTPVCVGSDCSLFYTKRFCMQCVNKHLDQFPRQIQAEVAKKRQHSKAAVS, encoded by the exons atggtCTTCACGATGGACCAACCTCAGAAAACATTCACTTGTCAGTTGTGTAATTTTAGTAGCACGTTCACCTATTACGGACAGAAACCACCGAACACAAGAGCGATTGC GCTGCTGGAGGACTGTTTCCTGACCAGGGATCCTTTCAGTCCGGATCACGGCAAGTTCCTGGTCCTGGGTTCTCTGTGCAGCCTGTGCGGGACCCCAGTTTGCGTTGGTTCG GACTGCAGTCTTTTCTACACCAAGAGGTTCTGCATGCAgtgtgtgaacaagcacttggacCAATTTCCCCGCCAGATTCAGGCTGAGGTGGCCAAGAAGAGGCAACACTCCAAGGCTGCCGTCTCATGA
- the pparaa gene encoding peroxisome proliferator-activated receptor alpha a isoform X1: MAGGPYIPLSPLADSLLDSPLCGDLIQDLDDIARSIGDDTMGSFDLPEYHNTSSGSENSIALDTLTPASSPSSGVNGAAAGPEEGLNPLSLECRVCSDKASGFHYGVHACEGCKGFFRRTVRLKLEYEKCERNCKIQKKNRNKCQYCRFHKCLTVGMSHNAIRFGRMPQAEKLKLKEERKVTERWVMSPLLADHKILISQIHEAYMRNFNMNKAKSRLILAGKMSKPQPLIIHDMETFQLAERTLAAQVGNGDPLEDERCIQTGEQVPVGDLQQKEAEARLFHCCQSTSVETVTELTEFAKAVPGFQSLDLNDQVTLLKYGVYEALFTLLASGMNKDGLLVARGGGLITREFLKSLRRPFSDMMEPKFQFATRFNSLELDDSDLALFVATIICCGDRPGLVDVAVVEQLQETIVQALRLHLLVNHPDDTFLFPRLLQKLADLRELVIEHAQLVQEIKTIEDTSLHPLLQEIYRDMY; encoded by the exons ATGGCAGGAGGTCCATATATCCCTCTGTCTCCACTGGCAGATTCCCTCCTGGATAGTCCACTGTGTGGAGATCTGATACAAGATCTTGATGACATCGCTAGGTCCATTGGAGATGACACAATGGGGTCTTTTGATCTGCCAGAATACCACAACACCAGCTCGGGGTCTGAGAACTCCATTGCACTGG ATACATTGACCCCAGCCTCCAGTCCATCATCAGGGGTGAATGGAGCAGCGGCAGGCCCAGAAGAGGGCCTCAACCCCCTCAGCCTGGAATGCAGAGTGTGCTCGGACAAGGCTTCAGGCTTCCACTATGGGGTGCATGCCTGCGAGGGCTGCAAG GGTTTCTTCAGGAGGACGGTCAGACTGAAGTTGGAGTATGAGAAATGTGAACGCAACTGTAAAATCCAAAAGAAGAACCGCAACAAGTGCCAGTACTGCAGATTCCACAAGTGCCTGACTGTGGGAATGTCCCACAATG CTATCCGCTTTGGTCGGATGCCCCAGGCAGAGAAGCTGAAGCTCAAGGAGGAACGCAAGGTGACGGAGAGATGGGTGATGAGCCCCTTGCTAGCTGACCACAAGATACTTATCAGCCAGATCCACGAAGCCTACATGAGGAACTTCAACATGAACAAGGCGAAATCACGGCTCATACTCGCTGGAAAGATGAGCAAGCCG CAGCCTTTGATCATTCACGACATGGAGACGTTCCAGTTGGCGGAGAGAACTTTAGCGGCCCAGGTGGGAAATGGCGATCCTCTTGAGGATGAGCGCTGCATCCAAACTGGGGAGCAGGTTCCAGTTGGAGATCTCCAACAAAAGGAGGCAGAAGCCAGGCTCTTCCACTGCTGCCAGAGTACATCAGTGGAGACGGTTACAGAGCTGACAGAGTTTGCCAAGGCAGTGCCGGGTTTCCAGAGCCTGGATCTGAATGATCAG GTGACTCTGTTAAAGTATGGTGTTTACGAAGCTCTTTTCACCCTCCTCGCCTCTGGTATGAACAAAGATGGCCTCCTGGTGGCCCGCGGTGGAGGTTTGATCACCCGTGAGTTCCTCAAGAGCCTACGGCGGCCATTTAGCGACATGATGGAGCCCAAGTTCCAGTTTGCAACAAGATTCAACTCCCTAGAACTGGATGATAGCGACCTGGCCCTATTTGTGGCCACTATTATCTGCTGCGGAG ATCGCCCAGGTCTGGTGGATGTGGCTGTTGTGGAGCAGTTGCAGGAGACCATTGTTCAGGCACTACGGCTCCACCTGCTGGTTAACCACCCTGATGACACGTTCCTCTTCCCGAGGCTGCTGCAGAAACTGGCCGACCTCCGCGAGCTCGTCATCGAGCACGCTCAGTTAGTGCAGGAAATCAAGACAATAGAAGACACGTCGCTCCACCCACTTTTGCAAGAAATATACAGAGACATGTACTGA
- the pparaa gene encoding peroxisome proliferator-activated receptor alpha a isoform X2 — protein sequence MAGGPYIPLSPLADSLLDSPLCGDLIQDLDDIARSIGDDTMGSFDLPEYHNTSSGSENSIALDTLTPASSPSSGVNGAAAGPEEGLNPLSLECRVCSDKASGFHYGVHACEGCKGFFRRTVRLKLEYEKCERNCKIQKKNRNKCQYCRFHKCLTVGMSHNAIRFGRMPQAEKLKLKEERKVTERWVMSPLLADHKILISQIHEAYMRNFNMNKAKSRLILAGKMSKPPLIIHDMETFQLAERTLAAQVGNGDPLEDERCIQTGEQVPVGDLQQKEAEARLFHCCQSTSVETVTELTEFAKAVPGFQSLDLNDQVTLLKYGVYEALFTLLASGMNKDGLLVARGGGLITREFLKSLRRPFSDMMEPKFQFATRFNSLELDDSDLALFVATIICCGDRPGLVDVAVVEQLQETIVQALRLHLLVNHPDDTFLFPRLLQKLADLRELVIEHAQLVQEIKTIEDTSLHPLLQEIYRDMY from the exons ATGGCAGGAGGTCCATATATCCCTCTGTCTCCACTGGCAGATTCCCTCCTGGATAGTCCACTGTGTGGAGATCTGATACAAGATCTTGATGACATCGCTAGGTCCATTGGAGATGACACAATGGGGTCTTTTGATCTGCCAGAATACCACAACACCAGCTCGGGGTCTGAGAACTCCATTGCACTGG ATACATTGACCCCAGCCTCCAGTCCATCATCAGGGGTGAATGGAGCAGCGGCAGGCCCAGAAGAGGGCCTCAACCCCCTCAGCCTGGAATGCAGAGTGTGCTCGGACAAGGCTTCAGGCTTCCACTATGGGGTGCATGCCTGCGAGGGCTGCAAG GGTTTCTTCAGGAGGACGGTCAGACTGAAGTTGGAGTATGAGAAATGTGAACGCAACTGTAAAATCCAAAAGAAGAACCGCAACAAGTGCCAGTACTGCAGATTCCACAAGTGCCTGACTGTGGGAATGTCCCACAATG CTATCCGCTTTGGTCGGATGCCCCAGGCAGAGAAGCTGAAGCTCAAGGAGGAACGCAAGGTGACGGAGAGATGGGTGATGAGCCCCTTGCTAGCTGACCACAAGATACTTATCAGCCAGATCCACGAAGCCTACATGAGGAACTTCAACATGAACAAGGCGAAATCACGGCTCATACTCGCTGGAAAGATGAGCAAGCCG CCTTTGATCATTCACGACATGGAGACGTTCCAGTTGGCGGAGAGAACTTTAGCGGCCCAGGTGGGAAATGGCGATCCTCTTGAGGATGAGCGCTGCATCCAAACTGGGGAGCAGGTTCCAGTTGGAGATCTCCAACAAAAGGAGGCAGAAGCCAGGCTCTTCCACTGCTGCCAGAGTACATCAGTGGAGACGGTTACAGAGCTGACAGAGTTTGCCAAGGCAGTGCCGGGTTTCCAGAGCCTGGATCTGAATGATCAG GTGACTCTGTTAAAGTATGGTGTTTACGAAGCTCTTTTCACCCTCCTCGCCTCTGGTATGAACAAAGATGGCCTCCTGGTGGCCCGCGGTGGAGGTTTGATCACCCGTGAGTTCCTCAAGAGCCTACGGCGGCCATTTAGCGACATGATGGAGCCCAAGTTCCAGTTTGCAACAAGATTCAACTCCCTAGAACTGGATGATAGCGACCTGGCCCTATTTGTGGCCACTATTATCTGCTGCGGAG ATCGCCCAGGTCTGGTGGATGTGGCTGTTGTGGAGCAGTTGCAGGAGACCATTGTTCAGGCACTACGGCTCCACCTGCTGGTTAACCACCCTGATGACACGTTCCTCTTCCCGAGGCTGCTGCAGAAACTGGCCGACCTCCGCGAGCTCGTCATCGAGCACGCTCAGTTAGTGCAGGAAATCAAGACAATAGAAGACACGTCGCTCCACCCACTTTTGCAAGAAATATACAGAGACATGTACTGA